A single window of Nicotiana sylvestris chromosome 3, ASM39365v2, whole genome shotgun sequence DNA harbors:
- the LOC104216375 gene encoding protein NRT1/ PTR FAMILY 2.11-like has translation MEVDKVPARDEPKYGGIKAMPFIIGNETFEKLGTIGTSANLLVYLTTVFNMKSITATNLINVFNGTCNFGTLLGAFLSDTYLGRYKTLGIASISSFTGMMFLALTAAISKLHPPHCGTAANSTCLEPTTGQLAFLLCGFGFLVIGASGIRPCNLAFGADQFNPNTESGRRGVNSFFNWYYFTFTFAMMVSLTVIVYIQSSVSWAIGLAIPTFLMFLSCVFFFVGTKIYVMILPEGSPLTSFAQVLVAAIKKRRLQLPEQPQNTLFNHVSINTINTELPYTDQFRFLNKASIITPEDRIKEDGSAANPWKLCSIQQVEEVKCVVRVFPIWIAGLIYYIVLVQMQTYVVFQALQSDRRLRNTSTFKIPAASYAVFQMLSMTIWIPIYDRIIVPFLQKITKKEAGITVLQKMGIGLFIAVFTMLVSAVVETRRRNVAFSHPTLGIETRRGEISAMPANWLIPQLALAGLSEAFTVIAQVEFFYKQFPENMRSFAGSFLFCGFALASYMSSFLISIVHKTTRTSDTENWLAEDLNKGRLDYFYYLVAALEVLNLGYFLICAKWYKYKGTQNDHNLEIALEKLEPTKPLV, from the exons ATGGAAGTGGATAAGGTCCCTGCAAGAGATGAACCCAAGTATGGAGGAATAAAGGCCATGCCCTTCATTATAG GAAATGAGACATTTGAGAAGCTGGGAACTATTGGAACCTCAGCGAATCTCTTGGTTTACTTAACTACTGTCTTCAACATGAAGTCAATTACTGCTACTAACCTCATTAACGTCTTCAATGGTACTTGCAACTTTGGAACTCTGCTCGGAGCTTTCCTTTCTGACACTTATCTTGGTCGCTACAAGACACTGGGGATTGCTTCTATATCTTCTTTCACG GGCATGATGTTTTTAGCGCTAACAGCAGCAATCTCAAAACTGCATCCTCCACACTGTGGAACTGCAGCAAATAGCACTTGCCTTGAACCAACTACAGGGCAACTAGCTTTCTTACTATGTGGATTTGGCTTTCTAGTAATAGGTGCAAGTGGCATTAGGCCATGTAATTTAGCCTTTGGAGCAGACCAATTCAATCCAAATACAGAATCAGGAAGAAGAGGAGTTAATAGCTTCTTCAATTGGTACTACTTCACCTTCACTTTCGCAATGATGGTATCGTTGACTGTCATCGTCTACATTCAATCAAGCGTGAGTTGGGCTATCGGATTGGCAATTCCCACATTTTTAATGTTCTTGTCGTGTGTTTTCTTCTTCGTTGGTACCAAAATTTATGTCATGATTTTACCTGAGGGTAGTCCCTTGACAAGTTTTGCCCAAGTTCTCGTAGCTGCAATAAAAAAGAGGCGATTACAACTACCAGAACAACCACAGAATACCTTGTTCAACCACGTTTCAATCAATACTATCAACACTGAACTTCCTTATACCGATCAATTTAG GTTCTTGAATAAAGCATCTATTATAACTCCTGAAGACAGAATAAAAGAAGATGGATCAGCAGCCAACCCGTGGAAACTTTGTAGCATTCAACAAGTGGAAGAAGTGAAATGTGTTGTAAGAGTATTTCCAATATGGATAGCAGGATTGATATACTACATTGTTCTAGTCCAGATGCAGACTTATGTAGTCTTTCAAGCCTTACAAAGCGATAGGCGTCTTAGAAATACAAGTACTTTCAAGATTCCAGCAGCATCTTACGCGGTCTTCCAAATGTTAAGCATGACTATTTGGATACCTATTTATGACAGAATAATTGTACCATTTCTCCAGAAGATCACAAAGAAAGAAGCTGGAATAACAGTCCTTCAAAAAATGGGAATCGGCTTATTTATTGCAGTTTTCACAATGCTAGTATCAGCTGTAGTGGAAACTCGAAGAAGGAATGTCGCATTTAGCCACCCAACACTAGGCATTGAAACAAGAAGAGGTGAAATTTCAGCCATGCCTGCTAATTGGTTAATACCTCAACTAGCTCTAGCAGGACTTTCTGAAGCATTTACAGTCATAGCCCAAGTTGAGTTTTTTTACAAGCAATTTCCAGAAAACATGAGGAGTTTTGCAGGGTCATTCTTGTTTTGTGGATTTGCATTGGCTAGTTATATGAGTAGCTTCTTGATATCAATAGTacacaagacaacaagaacaTCAGATACAGAGAATTGGTTAGCAGAGGATTTAAACAAGGGGAGATTGGATTATTTTTATTACTTAGTTGCTGCTTTGGAGGTTTTAAATTTGGGATACTTTCTAATATGTGCCAAGTGGTACAAGTACAAGGGAACACAAAATGATCACAATCTTGAAATTGCCTTGGAAAAATTAGAACCCACAAAACCTCTAGTTTGA